The Vespula vulgaris chromosome 2, iyVesVulg1.1, whole genome shotgun sequence genome has a segment encoding these proteins:
- the LOC127061848 gene encoding L-aminoadipate-semialdehyde dehydrogenase-phosphopantetheinyl transferase, whose protein sequence is MKRYNINVDKMSQSVRWAFNWKEWSPNEKEFSHAISCVQLEEKERLDRFVFRKDVRASLIGRLLMRKFVNEYTHIPYDKIVFTRDNNNKPILKNSAINISFNVSHQGYYSVLAGEVRDVLLGVDIMKLEYTGGKQLSEFFRIMNRNFSSSEWEEIRGSTTCMEVEQISMFCRHWALKESFVKALGIGIVTDLRTIDFKTNSKLVPNKLVCDTVLYQKGNKQNWLFEESLLDSEHCVAVALQENGIAPKSQNKMFELLDYNKLLVNAIPMHSEDEQYVKKYFSKNEKP, encoded by the coding sequence atgaaaagatataatatcaatGTTGATAAAATGAGTCAAAGCGTTCGCTGGGCATTTAATTGGAAAGAATGGAGtccaaatgaaaaagaattttcacaTGCAATTTCTTGTGTACAActagaagagaaggaaagattagATAGATTCGTATTTCGAAAGGATGTTAGGGCTTCTCTCATAGGTAGATTATTAATGAGAAAATTTGTCAATGAGTATACACATATCCCATATGATAAAATAGTATTTACAAGAGATAACAATAACAAACCTATTTTAAAGAACTCTGCAATAAATATTAGCTTTAATGTTTCGCATCAAGGATATTACAGTGTGTTAGCAGGTGAAGTTAGAGATGTATTATTGGGTGTAGATATTATGAAGTTAGAATATACAGGTGGTAAACAATTATCTGAATTTTTTCGTATTATGAATAGAAACTTTTCATCTTCCGAATGGGAAGAAATCCGAGGTAGTACAACTTGCATGGAAGTTGAACAAATTAGTATGTTCTGTAGACATTGGGCTTTAAAAGAAAGCTTTGTTAAAGCTTTAGGAATAGGAATAGTTACAGATCTTAGAACAATCGATTTTAAGACGAATTCAAAATTAGTTCCGAATAAATTAGTATGTGATACTGTGTTATATcagaaaggaaataaacaaaattggtTATTCGAAGAATCATTGTTGGACTCTGAGCATTGTGTTGCTGTAGCTTTACAAGAAAATGGAATAGCACCTAAATCgcaaaataaaatgtttgaactgttagattataataaacttttagTGAATGCTATACCTATGCATTCAGAAGATGAACAGTatgtgaaaaaatattttagtaaAAATGAGAAACCTTAA